Genomic segment of Vallitalea longa:
CTTAACATAGCGAATAAAAATGGTGTAAGAATAGTTTTACTTAATTCGCCACTTGATGATGTTGAATATGAAGCACTTATTGAAACTAATGGTGTTAATGCTGGTAAGAAAGCCGGTGAAATCGCTGTTAAATTGTTAGGAGGCAAAGGTAAAGTAATTATTGGAGAATGGACTGATACATATATCAGTTCGATAGACGATAGAGGAAAAGGATTCGAACAACAAGTAAAGGCAACTTCTGATATTGAAGTCATTAAAGTACCAGTTCCAAGTATACCTGATGAAACTGAGACAGAAAGAATAGTAGGCAGTATGTTAAAACAATATCCAGATGTTGATTTGTTCTATTCGACTAATAATGATTGGGGGAGAAGATATGGTAGTTATATAAGAAAACATAAGCTGGATAAAAAAATAATAACTATTGATTATATAGAAGCCCTTAAACAAGATGTAGTTGACGGAATAATTGAATGTGCTGTAGCACAAAGGAATTTCACATGGGGAGATATTGCTATCAAAATATTATTTGATGCCATGGAGGGTAGAAATACTACTAAATATAAAGATACAGGAACATTTGAAGTAACAGCAGGTAGTGTTAATATTTTTGAAAATAGATTAAAATGATTTTTTATACTTAAATTAATACTAAATATAACGCTAATTTCTATTACTGGAAATTAGCGTTTATTATATTAATTTAATGCTATTTATACTAAGAGATAGAAATATTAAAGGGGATTTTAATATGATTGTAGTACATGATAGCAAACATGAAATAATTGCAAAAGATAATTCTGGTAATATATTAGGAGAAGGATATATAAATAGCTTTTTAGCATCAGACATTTTTAATAAAGATAGAGTTAATTTTTTTATACAAGTTACCTCTGATACAGAAGATAAAGATTTTTTGATTAGGAAATATATTATTAATGAATTAATAAAAATAGCTCATAATTCTAGAAAAAATTATTGGGAATATAATTGTAGAGTATATAATTGTTGCTTCCCTAACGATAGTGAGAACATTAGATTATATTCTAGTATTAAAGGATTCAAACATGATGAAGGGATGTATGTATTATCATGTGATTTAAAGAATATGAATATAAATAAACTATCAAATATTCCATTTGAAATAAAAGAAAATGATTTTATTTCACAACTAGATACTTTAGACTTTATTAGGGAACATAATAAAATTTTTAGAGATGCACCATATAGCATAAATGAGATTGATTACTTGAAAAGGCAGGAAGGGTTTAGAAGCATAACTATATATGATAAAGGAAATGTGATTGCTAATATTCTATTATTAGTAAAAAAAGATAATAAAAAGTATGGATGGGTTGAGGATTTATTCGTAAATCAGAAATATAGAAATAAGGGTTTAGGAGAATATCTTATTTTAAGGGGATTAAGTTATTTTAAATCAATATACATTGATGAATCAAGATTAGAAGTATGGAGTAGTAATAAGAGAGGGATGAATTTATATTATAAGTTAGGATATGAATTTCTAGAAGAAACTCAAATATCTATAGGAATGATGATATGAATTAATTATGAAATAAAAGAGGAGGTACGTTTATGAGACATATATTTGCAATTGGTGGTGGAGAAATACGTCTTCATGATACTTTTACAATAGATAAAATGATTGTTGAAGCAGCGAATAAAAAACATCCTAACTTATTATTTATTCCTACAGCAAGTGGAGAACCGGAAGGCTATATTGAGGTAATTGAAAATATTTATGGTCAAGAACTTGGATGTAATGTTGAAACATTATATTTAATTAAAGAAGATGCTGATTATCAACAAATAAGGAAGAAAATAATCCAATCCGACATAGTGTATGTTGGTGGAGGAGACACTTATTCAATGTTGAAGTTATGGAAAGAACATAAAGTAGATAAGCTTTTAATAGAGGCATATAATAATGGTACAATATTAAGTGGATTGAGTGCAGGTTCAATATGCTGGTTTGAATATGGACATAGTGATTCGGATATTATTAGTAATAGGAGTACCAGATTTATTAAAATAAATGGACTTGGTTTAATTAAAGCATTACATTGTCCTCATTATAATGAACAAGAGAGAATAGAAGATTTTGAAAAATTGTTAAGTGAATCAGATGACATTGGTATTGCTATAGAAAACAATTGCGCTATAGAAATATTTGAAGATAAATATAGGATAATAAAAAGTGTAGAAGATGCTCATGCCTATAAAATATATAAAAAAGAAAATAAAATACATAAAGAAGAATTAGTAAATACTGATTATTGCAATTTAGATTTATTATTGAGTAAATAATTATATAAAGACATCATCAGAACAAAAGAGGCTATGCCTCGTTCCGTATAGCGGATTTTTCGTTAGGAAAGTTTCCTTAGCGCATATGAAAACGCTCCTATTTCATATGCTTAAAAGTAGGACTTTCCTATAAGATAAAATAGCTACATAAGTATGAGCTTTATTGTCAAGCATTTTTGAAAATGT
This window contains:
- a CDS encoding GNAT family N-acetyltransferase, which translates into the protein MIVVHDSKHEIIAKDNSGNILGEGYINSFLASDIFNKDRVNFFIQVTSDTEDKDFLIRKYIINELIKIAHNSRKNYWEYNCRVYNCCFPNDSENIRLYSSIKGFKHDEGMYVLSCDLKNMNINKLSNIPFEIKENDFISQLDTLDFIREHNKIFRDAPYSINEIDYLKRQEGFRSITIYDKGNVIANILLLVKKDNKKYGWVEDLFVNQKYRNKGLGEYLILRGLSYFKSIYIDESRLEVWSSNKRGMNLYYKLGYEFLEETQISIGMMI
- a CDS encoding peptidase E, which gives rise to MRHIFAIGGGEIRLHDTFTIDKMIVEAANKKHPNLLFIPTASGEPEGYIEVIENIYGQELGCNVETLYLIKEDADYQQIRKKIIQSDIVYVGGGDTYSMLKLWKEHKVDKLLIEAYNNGTILSGLSAGSICWFEYGHSDSDIISNRSTRFIKINGLGLIKALHCPHYNEQERIEDFEKLLSESDDIGIAIENNCAIEIFEDKYRIIKSVEDAHAYKIYKKENKIHKEELVNTDYCNLDLLLSK